From a single Micromonospora pallida genomic region:
- a CDS encoding DinB family protein → MPSYPPTFADQVVALPARAQFEAFLDEHRGALNGCLDGLTEEQVRRSLVASGTTLLGLVKHATFVEKVWFDEAVTCRSRAEIGIPARSEESFILDDDDTIATVRHAHREACEASRRATSSLGLDDILHGHRRGPLPLRWVYLHVLRELAQHCGHADILREQLVNE, encoded by the coding sequence ATGCCTTCCTATCCGCCTACCTTCGCCGACCAGGTCGTCGCACTCCCAGCCCGTGCCCAGTTCGAGGCGTTCCTCGACGAGCACCGCGGCGCGCTCAACGGCTGTCTGGACGGGCTGACGGAGGAACAGGTGCGCCGGTCGTTGGTGGCCTCCGGGACCACGCTGTTGGGTCTGGTGAAGCACGCGACGTTCGTCGAGAAGGTCTGGTTCGACGAAGCCGTCACGTGCCGGTCGCGCGCTGAGATCGGTATCCCCGCGAGGTCAGAAGAGTCGTTCATTCTCGATGACGACGACACGATCGCCACCGTCCGGCACGCACACCGCGAAGCCTGCGAAGCATCACGCCGTGCGACGTCATCCCTGGGTCTGGACGACATCCTGCACGGGCACCGGCGGGGCCCGCTTCCGCTGCGGTGGGTGTATCTCCACGTGCTGCGCGAGCTCGCCCAGCACTGTGGGCACGCAGACATTCTTCGAGAGCAGCTCGTCAACGAGTAG
- a CDS encoding winged helix-turn-helix transcriptional regulator translates to MASIMGEANEPRSECPVNAAVEVSGDRRSPLVLVGIVFGDRRYFRELQANSIEGIASNILADPLK, encoded by the coding sequence GTGGCAAGCATCATGGGCGAAGCGAATGAGCCGCGGTCGGAGTGCCCGGTCAACGCCGCCGTCGAGGTGTCCGGCGATCGCCGGAGCCCGCTCGTCCTGGTTGGCATCGTCTTCGGAGACCGCCGCTATTTCCGAGAACTGCAAGCCAACTCTATCGAGGGGATCGCCTCGAATATTCTCGCCGACCCACTCAAGTGA
- a CDS encoding LamG domain-containing protein: MSATLLLHWQLDDLARGPLVTGSPAAPATGEIEGAPQVRADNRFGSCLALGGGSDAVVSTSGVTRPITSMAWVRVPPMPSNSKAVVFGQWGHFALWLVDDGRIVYQGSTVNGPFQQETAPGTFTFDQWHHLAVTSQDSTARILLDGMVVAEDAMPGPTQPNGERFALGRDPNSVSYHLALAAAHLRVYDAPRSVAEIQRDMAGDEALLATFVRTHPLTFELVNVDDQPVLYIDDTPAGQTLTLRVTNSSRQDLVLWSAPGPTGPENHHLAVTFRQGVLAADTRPAVEVPGWELSLTGSTGWLRGPEGLTLPAGNSLDLPLTGLRADGVGGTRGSRVELGYRRMGYSGEPTELTGARHQVLEIVNHRGRPDVPLHLGFVGGDRVLSDGRTPCDLRVRVANVSREIPVPLTGADGTAPTELVLSFEVQGDRETRDWALTTAGTAGTVTLRVGGSVPGVWQVHREMLADRAQWTLIPQQDTTLPPGGCLELTLEEVQGLPDPGHAPVVLAYRNLPGFQDGQLSAAVERAPLVFSARNAGLGTATPQARLHIVDDNGDANGGSVIVGPTHQPNLRLGYDTGYSWIQSHGSAPLAINPLGNRVGIGTTAPQSPLTVQAVSEHLQLRREAQSGGPVVFLELFQAETPPGVDVYPSIRFHHANRFGHRIEGRPEGFAFKQGNSDELTGVQTGALTASAVTTGPLVAGTVTTPQLQADEVRGTRLAAGQSVFTAGSDHLQLRREAQSGGGVLFLELYQAQTPDGVDVHPSIRFHHSHKFWHRIEGRPEGFAFKQGGSDDLSDVRAARGTFQALTVDGVTIGAHELRALLRLAAGELEFDLYNVLQNEFAYAADFSPFDNDRRHVFTWRRKGERVSQGRWRIAFPS, encoded by the coding sequence ATGAGCGCCACCCTGCTGCTGCACTGGCAGCTCGACGACCTGGCCCGCGGCCCCCTGGTCACCGGCTCCCCCGCCGCCCCGGCCACCGGGGAGATCGAAGGTGCCCCGCAGGTCCGCGCCGACAACCGGTTCGGCAGTTGCCTGGCCCTGGGCGGGGGCTCCGACGCGGTGGTCAGCACCTCGGGCGTGACCCGGCCGATCACCAGCATGGCCTGGGTGCGGGTGCCCCCGATGCCGTCGAACTCGAAGGCCGTCGTCTTCGGCCAGTGGGGCCACTTCGCGCTCTGGCTCGTCGACGACGGTCGGATCGTGTACCAGGGCTCCACGGTGAACGGCCCCTTCCAGCAGGAGACCGCCCCGGGGACCTTCACCTTCGACCAGTGGCACCACCTGGCGGTGACCAGCCAGGACAGCACCGCCCGGATCCTGCTGGACGGGATGGTGGTGGCCGAGGACGCGATGCCGGGGCCCACCCAGCCGAACGGGGAGAGGTTCGCGCTGGGCCGCGACCCCAACTCCGTCAGCTACCACCTCGCGCTCGCCGCGGCCCACCTGCGGGTGTACGACGCTCCTCGGTCGGTGGCCGAGATCCAGCGGGACATGGCCGGCGACGAGGCCCTGCTCGCCACCTTCGTCCGTACCCACCCCCTCACCTTCGAGCTGGTCAACGTCGACGACCAGCCGGTGCTCTACATCGACGACACCCCGGCGGGACAGACCCTCACCCTGCGGGTCACCAACTCCTCCCGCCAGGACCTGGTCCTCTGGTCGGCCCCCGGACCCACCGGTCCCGAGAACCATCACCTCGCGGTGACCTTCCGCCAGGGGGTGCTGGCCGCCGACACCCGGCCGGCCGTGGAGGTGCCGGGGTGGGAGCTGTCCCTGACCGGGTCCACCGGCTGGCTGCGCGGACCGGAGGGGCTGACCCTGCCGGCCGGGAACTCCCTCGACCTGCCCCTGACCGGGCTGCGGGCCGACGGGGTGGGGGGCACCCGGGGCAGCCGGGTGGAGCTGGGCTACCGGCGCATGGGGTACAGCGGGGAGCCCACCGAACTGACCGGGGCCCGACACCAGGTGCTGGAGATCGTCAACCACCGGGGTCGACCCGACGTACCCCTGCACCTGGGGTTCGTCGGCGGGGACCGGGTGCTCAGCGACGGCCGTACCCCCTGTGACCTGCGGGTCCGGGTGGCCAACGTCTCCCGGGAGATTCCCGTTCCGTTGACCGGGGCGGACGGGACCGCTCCCACCGAGCTGGTCCTCTCCTTCGAGGTGCAGGGCGACCGGGAGACCCGGGACTGGGCCCTGACCACCGCCGGTACCGCCGGCACGGTCACCCTCCGGGTCGGGGGGTCGGTTCCCGGGGTCTGGCAGGTCCACCGGGAGATGCTGGCGGACCGGGCCCAGTGGACCCTGATCCCCCAGCAGGACACGACCCTGCCCCCCGGGGGGTGCCTGGAGCTGACCCTGGAGGAGGTGCAGGGGCTGCCGGACCCCGGCCACGCCCCGGTGGTGCTGGCCTACCGCAACCTCCCCGGGTTCCAGGACGGCCAGCTCAGCGCCGCGGTGGAGCGGGCGCCCCTGGTCTTCTCCGCCCGCAACGCCGGGCTGGGCACCGCCACCCCCCAGGCCCGGCTGCACATCGTGGACGACAACGGCGACGCCAACGGGGGCAGCGTCATCGTCGGCCCCACCCACCAGCCGAACCTACGGCTCGGCTACGACACCGGGTACTCCTGGATCCAGTCCCACGGCTCCGCGCCTCTGGCCATCAACCCGTTGGGCAACAGGGTCGGCATCGGCACCACCGCGCCCCAGTCCCCGCTGACCGTCCAGGCGGTCTCCGAGCACCTGCAACTGCGGCGGGAGGCCCAGAGCGGGGGGCCTGTGGTGTTCCTGGAGCTGTTCCAGGCCGAGACCCCGCCGGGGGTGGACGTCTATCCCAGCATCCGCTTCCACCACGCCAACAGGTTCGGGCACCGCATCGAGGGCCGCCCCGAGGGCTTCGCGTTCAAGCAGGGCAACTCCGACGAGCTGACCGGCGTGCAGACCGGGGCGCTGACCGCCAGCGCCGTGACGACCGGGCCTCTGGTGGCCGGCACCGTGACGACCCCCCAGCTCCAGGCCGACGAGGTGCGCGGTACCCGGCTCGCGGCCGGCCAGTCGGTGTTCACGGCCGGCTCCGACCACCTCCAGCTCCGCCGGGAGGCCCAGAGCGGCGGCGGGGTCCTGTTCCTGGAGCTGTACCAGGCTCAGACCCCGGACGGGGTGGACGTCCACCCCAGCATCCGCTTCCACCACTCCCACAAGTTCTGGCACCGCATCGAGGGCCGCCCCGAGGGCTTCGCGTTCAAGCAGGGCGGCTCCGACGACCTGAGCGACGTCCGGGCCGCCCGGGGGACCTTCCAGGCCCTGACCGTGGACGGGGTCACCATCGGCGCCCACGAGCTGCGGGCCCTGCTGCGGCTGGCCGCCGGGGAGCTGGAGTTCGACCTCTACAACGTGCTGCAGAACGAGTTCGCCTACGCCGCCGACTTCAGCCCCTTCGACAACGACCGCCGACACGTCTTCACCTGGCGGCGCAAGGGTGAACGGGTCAGCCAGGGCCGCTGGCGGATCGCCTTCCCGAGCTGA
- a CDS encoding DUF6603 domain-containing protein, whose protein sequence is MTGVTEDHEITIDARLASWSEDLVLTADFSKLGPLTLTDIAGLVGLETLSVPFGIDPGAGITLGAVTLAVNPTAANPVEYLTMTLYTEADWEVIPGLFTLQQIDLTVRVVAPGPSAQVSVLVGGLFGIGRDGTLELVADSATRQIGGGLRVGDPPLRIREVYQHFTGLEPDHVPDLTVTRFQAGAVVPSATVPASFDGEIVIDGAWQITEEVTLTQVGFDLLHDSTGTTFHARAGLLLGGLGVTVQAAYDPAPDRRWEFAGETGPDQQIPIGHLFADLADRFGGLALPAPLAESTVDNLAAEISTGARRLFLTGRTRFPVDGTEVALTLAVDTARRSVAGTLDLAVPVQGGTFHPTLELHFAQDPTAHRLAASYRHLPADPVPDLKSLVGAISPTAAAHVPEGIRLDLRQALFALTGNGTRTGYLFGVEVAATLDLGRLPVVGDHLRGTKMGVDPLRLLAATTALPAAEATALAALLPQGTDMPSGGLAAGFTVDATLVLGPFTQALAVPVGGPPGVTPAPASGGPAPVRTGDDATWLTVQRSFGPLHISRVGLAFRQSPGREARVALLLDASVTVAGLTLSLSGLAIEVSTTDPLSMPTFDLAGIGLAYDTVPLRIDGALRKDTIEYEGASYTAYSGGLSVRTPSFSVGALGAYVQLPAGPSLFAYAYLNGLHAGPPALSLRGLAGGFGYNRRFVAPAIDQVATFPLVADAVTGPPPGTTLADELRILADYLPPSVGDYFLAVGLRVNSFEMVDAFLLVAAALGHRFELDVLGLATVVLPAPDAGAGPVKPVAQIQLAIKATLVPEDGYLAVEAQLTRASYLLSPDCHLTGGFAFATWFTGEHAGDFALTAGGYHPQFPVPAHYPTVPRLGFAWQITEQFSIAGAGYFALTPTMLMAGGRVTALWQDDSLRAGFDASMDFLISWQPYHYEASLQVSIGVSYTFSFFGTHTLNVQVGADVQLWGPDFGGAAAIDLDIVTVRISFGANGGAKPAPVSWDRFRDTLLPPRDRILDLSVRAETHRTAPGAAPEELGIVDPATLVVSTNSAIPASGAVRGTPEREVALPTGGGRTAFGIGPADLAPGAVTAVHRIVVTHEGMPVEDRFDFTPVRQGLPFALWGGRLTPQVTDPALMEDLVTGYELRPRPPAPARAVWVDRSALQADTPLYTREVLTLAPPPRRPVVPDGPAARATTIRTAMADPGVAAARSAVAAALLPSAVVDPAGFDTTQFHAIPQVAAHV, encoded by the coding sequence ATGACCGGGGTCACCGAGGACCACGAGATCACCATCGACGCTCGCCTCGCCTCCTGGAGCGAGGACCTGGTCCTCACCGCCGACTTCAGCAAGCTGGGCCCGTTGACCCTGACCGACATCGCCGGCCTGGTCGGGCTGGAGACCCTGTCGGTGCCCTTCGGCATCGACCCGGGGGCCGGGATCACCCTGGGGGCGGTCACCCTCGCGGTGAACCCCACCGCCGCGAACCCGGTCGAGTACCTGACCATGACCCTGTACACCGAGGCGGATTGGGAGGTGATCCCCGGGCTGTTCACCCTCCAGCAGATCGACCTGACCGTCCGGGTGGTCGCTCCCGGCCCGTCCGCCCAGGTGTCGGTCCTGGTCGGCGGCCTGTTCGGGATCGGTCGGGACGGCACCCTGGAGCTGGTCGCCGACTCCGCCACCCGGCAGATCGGCGGCGGGCTGCGCGTCGGCGACCCGCCCCTGCGCATCCGGGAGGTCTACCAGCACTTCACCGGCCTCGAGCCCGACCACGTCCCGGATCTGACGGTCACCCGGTTCCAGGCCGGGGCCGTGGTGCCCTCGGCCACCGTGCCCGCCTCCTTCGACGGCGAGATCGTCATCGACGGCGCCTGGCAGATCACCGAGGAGGTCACGCTCACCCAGGTCGGCTTCGACCTGCTGCACGACTCCACCGGCACCACCTTCCACGCCCGGGCGGGGCTGCTGCTGGGCGGGCTCGGGGTGACGGTCCAGGCCGCCTACGACCCGGCCCCCGACCGGCGTTGGGAGTTCGCCGGGGAGACCGGCCCCGACCAGCAGATCCCCATCGGGCACCTCTTCGCCGACCTGGCCGACCGCTTCGGCGGGCTGGCCCTGCCGGCCCCCCTTGCCGAGTCCACCGTGGACAATCTGGCCGCCGAGATCTCCACCGGGGCCCGACGCCTCTTCCTCACCGGACGGACCCGGTTCCCGGTCGACGGCACCGAGGTGGCCCTCACCCTGGCCGTGGACACCGCCCGACGCTCCGTCGCCGGGACCCTGGACCTGGCCGTACCGGTCCAAGGCGGAACCTTCCACCCCACCCTGGAGCTGCACTTCGCCCAGGACCCCACCGCCCACCGGCTCGCCGCCTCCTACCGGCACCTGCCCGCCGACCCGGTGCCCGACCTGAAATCCCTGGTGGGGGCCATCTCCCCCACCGCCGCCGCGCACGTGCCCGAGGGAATCCGGCTGGACCTGCGTCAGGCCCTGTTCGCCCTCACCGGCAACGGCACCCGCACCGGGTACCTCTTCGGGGTGGAGGTCGCCGCCACCCTGGACCTGGGGCGGCTCCCGGTGGTCGGGGACCACCTGCGGGGCACCAAAATGGGGGTGGACCCCCTGCGGCTGCTCGCCGCCACCACCGCCCTGCCCGCGGCCGAGGCCACCGCCCTGGCCGCCCTGCTCCCGCAGGGAACCGACATGCCCAGCGGGGGCCTCGCCGCCGGGTTCACCGTGGACGCCACCCTGGTGCTCGGGCCCTTCACCCAGGCCCTGGCGGTACCGGTCGGCGGCCCGCCGGGGGTGACCCCGGCACCGGCCAGCGGCGGCCCCGCGCCGGTACGGACCGGCGACGACGCCACCTGGCTCACCGTCCAGCGTTCCTTCGGGCCCCTGCACATCTCCCGGGTCGGCCTGGCCTTCCGGCAGTCCCCCGGCCGGGAGGCCCGGGTCGCCCTGCTGCTGGACGCCTCGGTCACCGTGGCCGGGCTGACCCTCTCCCTGAGCGGCCTCGCCATCGAGGTCTCCACCACCGACCCCCTCTCGATGCCCACCTTCGACCTGGCCGGGATCGGGCTGGCCTACGACACCGTCCCGCTGCGCATCGACGGGGCGCTGCGCAAGGACACCATCGAGTACGAGGGGGCCAGCTACACCGCGTACAGCGGGGGGCTGAGCGTCCGGACCCCGTCCTTCTCCGTCGGGGCCCTCGGCGCCTACGTCCAGCTCCCCGCCGGACCCTCCCTGTTCGCCTACGCCTACCTCAACGGCCTGCACGCCGGTCCGCCCGCCCTGTCGCTACGGGGGCTGGCGGGCGGGTTCGGGTACAACCGGCGGTTCGTGGCCCCCGCCATCGACCAGGTGGCGACCTTCCCCCTGGTAGCCGACGCGGTCACCGGGCCGCCCCCGGGCACCACCCTCGCCGACGAGTTGCGGATCCTCGCCGACTACCTGCCGCCCTCGGTCGGGGACTACTTCCTCGCCGTGGGGCTGCGGGTCAACTCCTTCGAGATGGTGGACGCCTTCCTGCTGGTCGCCGCCGCCCTCGGGCACCGGTTCGAGCTGGACGTGCTGGGGCTGGCCACGGTGGTGCTGCCGGCACCGGACGCGGGGGCGGGGCCGGTCAAACCGGTCGCCCAGATCCAGCTCGCCATCAAGGCCACCCTGGTCCCCGAGGACGGGTACCTGGCGGTGGAGGCCCAGCTCACCCGGGCCTCGTACCTGCTCTCCCCGGACTGCCACCTGACCGGGGGGTTCGCCTTCGCCACCTGGTTCACCGGGGAGCACGCCGGGGACTTCGCCCTCACCGCCGGGGGCTACCACCCCCAGTTCCCGGTACCCGCCCACTACCCGACGGTGCCCCGGCTCGGCTTCGCCTGGCAGATCACGGAGCAGTTCAGCATCGCCGGGGCCGGGTACTTCGCGCTGACCCCCACCATGCTGATGGCCGGGGGCCGGGTCACCGCCCTGTGGCAGGACGATTCCCTGCGGGCCGGGTTCGACGCCTCGATGGACTTCCTGATCTCCTGGCAGCCGTACCACTACGAGGCGTCCCTGCAGGTCAGCATCGGGGTGTCGTACACCTTCAGCTTCTTCGGCACCCACACCCTCAACGTGCAGGTCGGCGCCGACGTCCAGTTGTGGGGCCCGGACTTCGGCGGTGCCGCCGCCATCGACCTGGACATCGTCACGGTGCGCATCTCCTTCGGCGCGAACGGTGGGGCGAAGCCGGCGCCGGTGAGCTGGGACCGGTTCCGGGACACCCTGCTGCCGCCCCGGGACCGGATTCTCGACCTGTCGGTACGGGCCGAGACCCACCGCACCGCCCCCGGGGCCGCCCCCGAGGAGCTGGGGATCGTCGACCCGGCCACCCTGGTCGTGTCGACCAACAGCGCCATCCCGGCCAGCGGGGCGGTCCGGGGCACCCCGGAACGGGAGGTGGCCCTGCCCACCGGCGGGGGCCGGACCGCGTTCGGGATCGGCCCGGCCGACCTGGCCCCCGGCGCCGTCACCGCCGTCCACCGGATCGTGGTCACCCACGAGGGGATGCCGGTCGAGGACCGGTTCGACTTCACCCCGGTCCGTCAGGGGCTGCCCTTCGCCCTGTGGGGTGGCCGGCTCACTCCCCAGGTCACCGACCCGGCCCTGATGGAGGACCTGGTCACCGGGTACGAGCTGCGCCCCCGGCCGCCCGCCCCGGCGCGTGCGGTCTGGGTGGACCGGTCCGCCCTCCAGGCCGACACTCCCCTGTACACCCGGGAGGTGCTCACCCTGGCCCCGCCGCCCCGACGGCCGGTCGTACCGGACGGGCCGGCGGCGCGGGCGACCACGATCCGGACGGCGATGGCCGACCCAGGGGTCGCCGCCGCCCGCAGCGCGGTCGCCGCCGCCCTGCTTCCCTCGGCGGTAGTCGACCCCGCCGGCTTCGACACCACCCAGTTCCACGCGATCCCCCAGGTGGCAGCGCATGTCTGA
- a CDS encoding MBL fold metallo-hydrolase, with protein sequence MLRQVADGVLIHESEFLQSNSIVVQGRAGVLLIDPGVQDQEMACIANDLSHSDQAVVAGFSTHPHWDHLLWHAQLGAAPRYGTARCAATVRDELSDPGAKAEITAHLEPTGIADRVPLDLYGLITALPAETTQIPWDGPQVRIIEHQAHAPGHAALFVEERGVLVAGDMLSDVLIPMLDLNGTADPIEDYLAALRLLEDVAGDVDVVVPGHGSVGGADQVRARIEQDRAYVLALRDGHVPNDPRIGPSAKPGWEWVSDVHNGQAQRLAQRNERAGTPG encoded by the coding sequence GTGCTGAGACAGGTCGCGGACGGTGTGCTGATCCACGAGAGCGAGTTTCTCCAGAGCAATTCCATTGTCGTGCAAGGCCGCGCCGGTGTTTTGCTCATCGACCCCGGGGTGCAGGACCAGGAAATGGCCTGCATCGCGAACGACCTGTCCCATTCGGACCAGGCCGTCGTGGCAGGCTTCTCGACGCATCCTCACTGGGATCACCTGCTGTGGCACGCCCAGCTTGGCGCGGCCCCTCGTTACGGCACGGCCCGCTGCGCGGCCACCGTCCGGGATGAGCTGTCCGACCCCGGTGCGAAGGCCGAGATAACCGCCCACCTGGAACCGACGGGCATCGCCGACCGGGTACCGCTGGACCTGTACGGCCTGATCACCGCCCTGCCCGCCGAGACGACGCAGATCCCCTGGGATGGCCCTCAAGTCCGGATCATCGAGCATCAAGCACATGCGCCGGGCCATGCGGCGCTGTTCGTCGAAGAACGCGGGGTTCTCGTCGCCGGCGACATGCTCTCTGATGTCTTGATTCCAATGCTCGATCTGAACGGCACCGCTGACCCGATCGAGGACTACCTCGCAGCACTGCGGCTGCTGGAGGACGTGGCGGGCGATGTCGATGTCGTCGTCCCCGGCCACGGGTCAGTCGGCGGAGCTGACCAGGTACGTGCACGGATCGAGCAGGATCGGGCGTACGTGCTCGCCTTGCGTGACGGCCATGTTCCCAACGACCCGCGGATCGGCCCATCGGCCAAGCCCGGCTGGGAGTGGGTGAGCGATGTGCACAACGGGCAAGCCCAGCGCCTCGCCCAAAGAAACGAGCGCGCCGGGACGCCCGGCTAA
- a CDS encoding ComEC/Rec2 family competence protein: MTSPNPPTRKRKTADYDLGLRDGETILHKSRKESKKKRIKLQEEHEARLRREAAALSKLWEDEVSKRPPAAPGNRGDRKFYARMIKVGQGDCIVLSTPGGRMILIDCGSTSKEMDDSEADVYTKRVRDCLEDPKFLGPAQTTTVFGTTPRAQLIDILIFTHSDEDHYNQLATVLADKPYKIQVGRVYHSGNFADYGTANTWVRQHIVNENLIRKVVHNAVDPDKKLNKGEVAGETTLEGIALPAAMTATDIDCLDAQGGIRIVAETDPACTVTILASGVVNNYKKDGDPGKNRGSVVLLVEVFGKKLLLCGDSTRSTEHHLMRRGMYAAQNRTRLKNVDVVHIAHHGSNRTSSSLEFVNLVDPKEKALISAGKEGVTSHHLPSRTVVERYVKRFIDSGREKTPPHSGWAWDSENWNPPMSLQFPFKAPVYITGSHGDLDITWEKKS; this comes from the coding sequence ATGACCAGCCCGAACCCTCCGACGCGCAAGCGGAAGACGGCCGACTACGACCTCGGCCTGAGAGACGGGGAGACGATTCTCCACAAGAGCCGCAAGGAGTCCAAAAAAAAGCGGATCAAGCTGCAGGAGGAGCACGAGGCAAGGCTCCGGAGGGAGGCCGCAGCCCTGTCCAAGCTCTGGGAGGACGAGGTCAGCAAGCGGCCCCCGGCCGCCCCCGGCAACCGGGGGGACCGGAAGTTCTACGCCCGCATGATCAAGGTGGGGCAGGGGGACTGCATCGTGCTGAGCACCCCGGGTGGGCGGATGATCCTCATCGACTGCGGCTCCACCTCGAAGGAGATGGACGACTCCGAGGCCGATGTCTACACCAAGCGGGTGCGGGACTGCCTGGAGGATCCGAAGTTCCTGGGCCCGGCGCAGACCACCACCGTCTTCGGCACGACCCCGAGGGCCCAGCTCATCGACATCCTGATCTTCACCCACTCCGACGAGGACCACTACAACCAGCTCGCCACGGTGCTCGCCGACAAGCCTTACAAGATCCAGGTCGGCCGGGTCTACCACAGCGGGAACTTCGCCGACTACGGCACCGCCAATACCTGGGTGCGTCAGCACATCGTGAACGAGAACCTGATCCGCAAGGTGGTCCACAACGCGGTCGACCCCGACAAGAAACTGAACAAGGGTGAGGTGGCCGGGGAGACGACCCTGGAGGGGATCGCCCTACCGGCGGCGATGACCGCCACCGACATCGACTGCCTCGACGCCCAGGGCGGCATCCGGATCGTGGCCGAGACTGACCCGGCCTGCACGGTGACCATCCTGGCCTCCGGGGTCGTGAACAATTACAAGAAAGACGGAGACCCGGGCAAGAACCGGGGCAGCGTGGTGCTCCTGGTGGAGGTCTTCGGCAAGAAGCTGCTGCTCTGCGGGGACTCGACCCGCAGCACCGAGCACCACCTCATGCGCCGGGGGATGTACGCCGCCCAGAACCGGACCCGGCTGAAGAACGTCGACGTCGTCCACATCGCCCACCACGGCAGCAACCGCACCTCTTCCTCCCTGGAGTTCGTGAACCTGGTGGACCCGAAGGAGAAAGCCCTGATCAGCGCCGGGAAGGAGGGCGTGACCAGTCACCACCTGCCCTCCCGGACCGTGGTGGAGCGCTACGTCAAACGGTTCATCGACAGCGGCCGGGAGAAGACTCCGCCCCACTCCGGATGGGCCTGGGACTCCGAGAACTGGAATCCCCCGATGTCCCTCCAGTTCCCCTTCAAGGCCCCGGTCTACATCACCGGGTCCCACGGTGACCTCGACATCACCTGGGAGAAGAAGTCATGA
- a CDS encoding phosphotransferase family protein has product MTSLGGTDAYLKIAPASLGPEALAAARRELRFYRDLASIVPVRAPRLINHLDVADGVALLLADAGGSLAVDMWRERDWAALGHDLAALHSASGLPTRAWDGPDALGAAMTDPDIRTMREFWESALPQFDHILSGADRVRGDMSAVPPTFVHGDCHTENVTFDHGSLVLCDWQSSGVGRPSGDLALLSVRATPAGVAVPRALFDAYLKVNTERSAELRRATLAEELAILLFQWPHYAMYNSPAGNDRIRRRGTDLAARWTGESDSGGRST; this is encoded by the coding sequence GTGACCTCGCTCGGCGGCACGGATGCGTACCTCAAGATCGCCCCGGCGTCACTGGGCCCGGAGGCGCTCGCGGCGGCACGCCGTGAGCTGCGCTTCTACCGCGACCTGGCGTCGATCGTCCCGGTCCGGGCGCCGCGACTGATCAATCACCTCGATGTGGCCGACGGCGTTGCGCTGCTTCTGGCCGACGCCGGAGGCTCGCTGGCCGTGGACATGTGGCGGGAGCGGGACTGGGCCGCACTCGGCCACGACCTGGCCGCGCTGCATTCCGCGTCCGGTCTACCGACGCGCGCGTGGGACGGACCCGATGCGCTGGGCGCGGCGATGACCGACCCGGACATTCGCACGATGAGAGAGTTCTGGGAATCGGCCCTGCCGCAGTTCGACCACATCCTGTCCGGTGCCGACCGCGTGCGAGGCGACATGTCCGCAGTGCCGCCGACCTTCGTCCACGGCGACTGCCACACCGAGAACGTCACGTTCGACCACGGCTCCCTCGTCCTCTGCGACTGGCAGTCCTCGGGGGTCGGCCGTCCATCCGGGGATCTGGCACTGCTTTCGGTGCGGGCCACTCCGGCCGGCGTCGCGGTGCCCCGGGCGCTCTTCGACGCCTACCTCAAGGTGAACACCGAGCGGTCCGCCGAGCTGCGTCGGGCGACCTTGGCCGAGGAGCTGGCCATCCTGCTGTTCCAGTGGCCGCACTACGCCATGTACAACAGCCCGGCGGGCAACGACCGCATCCGGAGGCGGGGGACCGACCTTGCCGCCCGTTGGACCGGAGAGTCCGATTCGGGAGGACGCTCGACATGA